In one window of Frigoriglobus tundricola DNA:
- a CDS encoding anti-sigma factor — protein MIPAEHQELITAAVDGELSAPELRALRRVLDSSAAARSLYAKLKADRDRVRGLSQVAPPADLRAKILSRIASATPAPHTAKPIRIAQPETNPSTLPVPAFTRHYSGWVPVAVAASLLLSVTAASFAFFNSHSGSQPHAAKQPWSNVLPAPVDAPAAVPSPTAPRETRPDPAVVVRVDVSPVPPLPPPRPVVPEAVAVAPAPRPAYHDLLGSRPLPKIPPLEFAHLRVPFLRTVVELERDDIRQELTDELRRDPSSFRLDLFVRDTARGVDVFQNAARAAGLTVFADAATVEKLTKKQAHSVVIYTECMSAQELTQLFTKICGEDSKFSPRVCDSLHVTPVARADENELKLVLGMDAGLFKRPRTGSPGSIGTGLEKAPLDRYGDPKSVSAGTIDSVTNALTNPPGKAPEKPAVLLTWQVASGATRTAPSQSAELKHFLSKRGDRKPTAVPVIIVIRPGG, from the coding sequence ATGATACCCGCCGAACACCAAGAACTGATCACCGCGGCCGTGGACGGGGAACTGTCCGCTCCGGAACTCCGTGCCCTGCGGCGCGTGCTGGATAGTTCCGCCGCCGCTCGCTCCTTGTATGCGAAACTCAAGGCCGATCGCGACCGCGTCCGCGGCCTCTCGCAGGTCGCCCCGCCGGCCGATCTCCGGGCGAAGATTCTTTCTCGGATCGCGTCGGCTACGCCCGCACCGCACACCGCAAAACCCATCCGCATTGCACAACCGGAGACGAACCCGTCCACTCTGCCGGTTCCGGCCTTTACGCGCCATTACTCCGGGTGGGTGCCCGTTGCCGTGGCCGCGAGTCTGTTGCTCAGCGTCACCGCGGCCTCGTTCGCGTTTTTCAACAGCCATTCGGGTAGCCAGCCCCACGCCGCCAAACAACCCTGGTCGAACGTGCTCCCGGCACCGGTTGATGCACCGGCCGCCGTTCCTTCACCGACCGCGCCGCGGGAGACGCGGCCCGATCCGGCCGTGGTGGTCCGCGTCGATGTGTCCCCCGTCCCGCCCCTTCCGCCGCCTCGCCCGGTGGTGCCGGAGGCGGTCGCGGTGGCCCCGGCCCCGCGGCCCGCGTACCACGACCTCCTCGGGTCGCGCCCGCTCCCCAAGATCCCGCCGCTCGAATTCGCGCACCTGCGCGTCCCGTTCCTCCGCACGGTCGTCGAACTCGAACGCGACGACATCCGCCAGGAACTGACCGACGAACTCCGTCGCGACCCGTCCTCGTTCCGGCTCGATTTGTTCGTTCGTGACACCGCTCGCGGCGTGGACGTGTTCCAGAACGCGGCCAGGGCGGCCGGTCTGACCGTGTTCGCCGACGCGGCCACGGTAGAGAAATTGACCAAGAAACAGGCGCATTCCGTCGTCATTTACACGGAGTGCATGAGCGCCCAGGAACTGACCCAACTTTTCACGAAGATCTGTGGCGAGGACAGCAAGTTCTCGCCGCGGGTCTGCGACTCCCTCCACGTGACGCCCGTGGCGCGTGCCGACGAGAACGAACTCAAGCTCGTGCTCGGTATGGATGCCGGCCTGTTCAAGCGTCCCCGTACCGGGAGTCCCGGCTCGATCGGAACGGGCCTCGAAAAGGCTCCTCTGGACAGGTACGGCGATCCCAAATCGGTGAGTGCCGGAACCATCGACAGTGTGACGAACGCGCTGACTAATCCCCCGGGTAAAGCGCCTGAAAAACCCGCCGTTCTGCTCACATGGCAGGTGGCTTCCGGTGCGACCCGGACGGCCCCATCTCAGTCAGCGGAACTGAAACACTTCCTCTCCAAGCGCGGCGACCGCAAGCCGACCGCCGTTCCCGTGATCATTGTGATTCGACCGGGCGGGTAA
- a CDS encoding DUF1559 domain-containing protein, with translation MCSRIRSGFTLIELLVVIAIIAILIGLLLPAVQKVREAAARMKCSNNLKQIALANMNYESTNGTFLPGVSRTGCCWGTWQVPILPYIEQTNLFQLYTNFGGLDDTGPRYAGGSNATVAGTRVPTFTCPSDTPSSIGSITQHNYVLNAGNTSFYQSALPIGCTGGSVTSTTCTAFGGAPFGWYEDPAMLSSGGDSSPVGYSSGDPAAGLAGRPRRIAEITDGTSNTLMASEVNQGQDGGDYRGFSWWGGAAGFTAFSQPNSSDPDVLTGAGCDSNPPNAPCTTTSTASRPRMQVARSRHTNGVNASLCDGSVKFVSNAVDLGTWRGLSTSQGGEVLGDF, from the coding sequence ATGTGCTCGCGAATTCGTTCGGGTTTTACGCTCATCGAACTCCTGGTGGTGATCGCGATCATCGCGATCCTGATCGGCCTGCTCCTGCCGGCCGTGCAGAAGGTGCGCGAGGCCGCCGCGCGCATGAAGTGCAGCAACAACCTCAAGCAGATCGCCCTCGCGAACATGAACTACGAGAGCACCAACGGCACGTTCCTGCCGGGCGTGAGCCGCACGGGGTGCTGCTGGGGCACGTGGCAGGTGCCGATCCTGCCGTACATCGAGCAGACGAACCTCTTCCAGCTCTACACGAACTTCGGCGGGCTCGACGACACCGGGCCGCGCTACGCGGGCGGATCGAACGCGACCGTCGCCGGCACGCGGGTCCCGACGTTCACCTGTCCGAGCGACACCCCGTCGTCCATCGGGTCGATCACGCAACACAACTACGTGCTGAACGCCGGTAACACAAGCTTCTACCAATCGGCCCTCCCGATCGGCTGCACCGGCGGGTCGGTCACCAGCACCACGTGCACCGCGTTCGGCGGCGCGCCGTTCGGCTGGTACGAAGATCCTGCGATGTTGTCCTCGGGCGGCGACTCGTCGCCTGTGGGCTACTCAAGCGGCGACCCGGCGGCGGGGCTCGCCGGGCGGCCGCGCCGGATCGCGGAGATCACCGACGGGACCAGCAACACGCTAATGGCGTCGGAGGTCAACCAGGGGCAGGACGGCGGCGACTACCGCGGGTTCTCGTGGTGGGGCGGGGCGGCGGGGTTCACCGCGTTCAGTCAGCCCAACAGCAGCGACCCGGACGTGCTGACCGGGGCCGGGTGCGACAGCAACCCGCCGAACGCGCCCTGCACGACCACCTCGACCGCGTCGCGCCCCCGGATGCAGGTGGCCCGGAGCCGGCACACGAACGGTGTGAACGCGTCGCTGTGCGACGGCAGCGTGAAGTTCGTCTCCAACGCGGTCGATCTGGGCACCTGGCGCGGGTTGAGCACCTCCCAGGGCGGCGAGGTGCTCGGCGATTTCTAA
- a CDS encoding thioredoxin family protein, with protein MLLEEYNFKREVMDAPGPVLVDFWAAWCGPCRAMNPVLTAIAREFKVCKVNTETNPQLAAKFDVSAIPLLLIFRNGRVVRRYEGVTNEATLRADLTALAGS; from the coding sequence ATGCTGCTCGAAGAGTACAACTTCAAACGAGAGGTAATGGACGCCCCGGGGCCGGTTCTGGTGGACTTCTGGGCGGCGTGGTGCGGTCCGTGCCGGGCGATGAACCCGGTGCTAACCGCCATCGCCCGCGAGTTCAAGGTCTGCAAGGTTAACACCGAAACCAACCCGCAACTGGCCGCGAAATTCGACGTGTCGGCCATTCCGCTGCTGCTCATCTTCCGCAACGGTCGCGTGGTGCGCCGCTACGAGGGCGTTACCAACGAGGCCACGTTGCGGGCCGACCTGACGGCACTGGCCGGTTCGTGA
- a CDS encoding class I SAM-dependent methyltransferase codes for MKSSVDEIRRRFDADVERFSNLETGQAATVDAPLAMALVAAAAGAATPNARHLLDVGCGAGNYTLTLLRHVPNLDVTLLDLSRPMLDRAAQRVGAATPGPVVTMQTDLREAAFPDGSFDVILAAAVLHHLRTDTEWETVFGSFYRWLRPGGSVWVFDLVDSPLPAVRDLIWRRYGDYLAGLKGPAYRDEVFAYVEKEDTPRPLAYQLGLLQSAGFRGIEVLHKHLCFAAFGGVKE; via the coding sequence ATGAAATCGAGCGTGGATGAAATCCGGCGGCGCTTCGACGCCGACGTGGAACGCTTCAGCAACCTCGAAACCGGGCAGGCGGCGACGGTAGACGCTCCGCTGGCGATGGCCCTCGTTGCCGCTGCGGCCGGGGCCGCAACGCCGAACGCGCGGCACCTTCTGGACGTCGGGTGCGGCGCGGGGAACTACACCCTGACGCTCCTCCGGCACGTGCCGAACCTCGACGTCACCCTGCTCGACCTGAGCCGACCGATGCTCGACCGAGCGGCCCAACGGGTGGGGGCGGCCACCCCCGGCCCGGTGGTGACGATGCAAACCGACCTCCGCGAAGCTGCGTTCCCGGACGGCAGCTTTGATGTGATTCTGGCGGCAGCGGTCCTGCACCACCTCCGAACGGACACCGAGTGGGAGACCGTGTTCGGCTCGTTCTACCGCTGGCTGCGGCCCGGCGGCTCGGTATGGGTTTTCGATCTGGTCGACAGCCCGTTGCCGGCGGTTCGGGATCTCATTTGGCGGCGGTACGGCGATTACCTCGCCGGGTTGAAGGGACCCGCGTACCGCGACGAGGTGTTCGCCTACGTCGAGAAGGAGGACACGCCCCGGCCCCTGGCGTACCAGTTGGGCCTACTCCAGAGTGCCGGGTTCAGGGGCATTGAGGTGCTACACAAGCACCTGTGCTTCGCGGCGTTCGGAGGGGTCAAGGAGTGA
- a CDS encoding class I SAM-dependent methyltransferase — MPAHGPSPALFFDTISGYERTEALRAALVLDLFTIIGTGCRTAVQIAESCQASPRGMRILADYLTILGFLRKEGGDYLLTPDSEVFLTRTSPAFLGGAVEFLLTPQIEGCFRRLADAVRKGGTATSEEGTVSHDNPIWVAFARAMAPMMKLPAQLLAELAGGDRQHPLRVLDVAAGHGLFGLAFAERYPQARITALDWPNVLAVASENARRAGVSDRHTLLPGSAFDTDWGGPYDLVLLTNFLHHFDVSTCETLAARARAVLVPGGRALTLEFVPEADRVTPPATARFALTMLATTAHGDAYTFAEYDGIFTRAGFARNELHPLPPTTQQAVVSYKA; from the coding sequence ATGCCAGCGCACGGCCCGTCGCCCGCACTCTTCTTCGATACGATTAGCGGATACGAACGCACCGAAGCGCTGCGCGCGGCGCTGGTACTCGATCTGTTCACGATTATCGGAACGGGATGCCGCACCGCCGTACAGATCGCGGAGTCGTGTCAGGCGTCCCCGCGTGGCATGCGCATTCTGGCGGACTACCTCACGATCCTTGGTTTCCTCCGAAAGGAGGGCGGGGATTACCTGCTCACACCCGATTCCGAGGTGTTCCTCACACGTACCTCGCCGGCCTTTCTCGGTGGGGCAGTGGAATTCCTGTTGACCCCGCAGATCGAGGGGTGCTTCCGCCGCTTAGCTGATGCCGTTCGGAAGGGGGGAACGGCCACCTCGGAGGAGGGGACCGTCTCGCACGACAACCCGATCTGGGTCGCGTTCGCCCGTGCGATGGCGCCGATGATGAAGCTACCGGCCCAACTCCTCGCAGAGCTGGCGGGTGGGGATCGGCAGCACCCGCTGCGCGTCCTCGATGTCGCCGCGGGCCACGGCTTGTTCGGCCTGGCCTTCGCGGAGCGCTATCCCCAGGCCCGCATCACGGCCCTCGATTGGCCGAACGTGCTGGCCGTTGCGAGCGAGAACGCGCGGCGCGCCGGCGTTTCCGATCGTCACACGCTGCTGCCCGGAAGCGCGTTCGACACCGATTGGGGCGGACCGTATGACCTCGTGCTCCTGACCAACTTTCTGCACCACTTCGACGTTTCGACCTGCGAAACGCTGGCGGCACGAGCGCGCGCCGTACTCGTGCCCGGCGGACGGGCGCTCACACTGGAGTTCGTCCCCGAGGCCGATCGCGTCACCCCGCCAGCGACGGCCCGCTTCGCCCTCACGATGCTCGCCACAACGGCCCACGGTGACGCATATACCTTCGCGGAATACGACGGCATCTTCACACGGGCCGGGTTCGCGCGTAACGAGTTGCATCCACTGCCGCCCACGACCCAGCAAGCCGTGGTGTCTTACAAAGCGTGA
- a CDS encoding sigma-70 family RNA polymerase sigma factor, producing the protein MNDDDRRLIAECLGGKRDAFGELVTRYQTRLYNAALRLVQSPDDAADVVQDAFLSAYQALHAFKGDAEFFTWLYRIAFNTAISLKRKKRPVVSLEAQSGETGIDPNDPSEYVKPGAALERSEDERQLTEAIARLSSEHREVLVFKDIEGLKYEDIAELLGVPIGTIRSRLHRARLELRALLVPFDEDGAERTPEQEAKREREQRGDLRDSHGASSQENSDHPEERGGTTTPNGAEPLTPPPHPARWIRRGD; encoded by the coding sequence GTGAACGACGACGATCGCCGGCTCATCGCGGAATGTCTGGGCGGCAAACGGGATGCCTTTGGTGAATTGGTAACCCGCTACCAGACAAGGCTTTATAACGCCGCGCTGCGACTGGTTCAAAGCCCCGATGATGCCGCGGATGTCGTTCAGGACGCGTTCCTGAGCGCCTACCAGGCGCTACACGCCTTCAAGGGGGACGCCGAGTTCTTCACCTGGCTGTACCGCATTGCGTTCAACACCGCGATCAGCCTGAAACGTAAGAAGCGGCCGGTCGTCAGCTTGGAAGCACAGTCGGGTGAAACCGGAATCGACCCGAACGACCCCTCGGAGTATGTCAAACCGGGCGCGGCGCTCGAACGGAGCGAGGACGAACGACAACTGACCGAGGCCATCGCCCGACTGTCGTCCGAACACCGCGAAGTACTTGTTTTCAAGGACATTGAGGGGCTGAAGTACGAGGACATCGCAGAGCTGTTGGGCGTTCCAATTGGTACGATCCGCAGTCGTCTGCACCGGGCGCGGTTGGAACTCCGCGCCTTACTCGTCCCTTTTGACGAAGACGGCGCGGAACGAACGCCGGAACAAGAAGCGAAACGAGAGCGAGAACAACGAGGAGACCTCCGAGACAGTCACGGGGCCAGCAGTCAGGAGAACAGCGACCACCCCGAGGAGCGAGGTGGGACCACCACACCGAACGGAGCCGAACCCCTCACGCCGCCCCCTCACCCGGCGCGTTGGATCCGCCGGGGCGATTGA
- a CDS encoding S9 family peptidase — MRGFSLLLLFVTVAPVSAQTDPTKLTLDRIFASDDFRGDRVPTVKWLDGGSYTTLRPSTTHKGASDLVRIDAADKSEVLIPAAALIPPGAKEPIAVHGYELSKNLDLVLVYTNSQRVWRQNTRGDYWTFRRSTGKLAKLGGAAKPSTLMFAKLSPEGTRVGYVRENDLYVEPVDGGPATRLTTDGSPEVINGTFDWVYEEEFFCRDGWRWSPDGQQIAYWQLDTRGVKTFTMIDNTTGTYPTLTTFAYPKTGERNSACRVGVVAPTGGATRWVDVPGDTRTDFYIPRMEWANGPKELVLQRVNRLQNAVDVMIADAATGKVRTVLTERDGAWVDVHDDALAWLEKGSAFTWISERDGWRHLYLASRDGTTVKRVTSGAFDVIRVLHIDEKAGSVYFVASPDNPTQHYLYRAALNGSGTPQRLTPGDQPGWHDYDFSPDGAVAVHTHSTFGKPPRVELVAVPDHKVVRVIAANEKLRETVGKLAQTPAEFFRADIGGGVQLDGWLMKPANFDPAKKYPLVFHVYGEPAGQSVTDRWGGGQYLWHLMLTQQGYAVACIDNRGTPCPRGRDWRRAAYRRVGTLASEDQAAAAREVLKRPYFDAARVGVWGWSGGGSMTLNLLFRSPDLYRTGMAVAPVPDMRLYDTIYQERYMGLPQTNAEDYKSGSPITHAAGLKGNLLLVHGTGDDNVHYQGTEKLMDKLVELNKPFTLMAYPNRSHSINEGRNTTQHLYGLLTRYLNDNLPSGPKP; from the coding sequence ATGCGCGGCTTTTCACTTCTGCTTCTGTTCGTCACCGTTGCGCCAGTTTCGGCACAAACCGATCCGACCAAACTGACGCTCGATCGCATCTTCGCCTCCGACGACTTCCGCGGGGACCGCGTCCCCACCGTGAAGTGGCTCGATGGCGGCTCGTATACCACACTCCGACCGTCCACGACCCACAAGGGCGCGAGTGATCTGGTGCGTATCGATGCCGCCGACAAGAGCGAGGTCCTCATTCCCGCAGCGGCACTCATCCCGCCGGGAGCAAAAGAGCCGATCGCGGTACACGGCTACGAGCTGTCGAAAAACCTCGATCTGGTCCTCGTCTACACGAACTCTCAGCGGGTGTGGCGGCAGAATACGCGCGGCGACTACTGGACCTTCCGCCGCTCGACCGGCAAACTCGCGAAGCTCGGCGGCGCCGCCAAGCCCTCGACCCTGATGTTCGCGAAGCTCTCGCCGGAGGGGACCCGCGTCGGCTACGTTCGGGAGAACGACCTCTACGTGGAGCCGGTCGATGGTGGCCCGGCGACGCGCCTGACGACGGACGGTTCGCCCGAGGTCATCAACGGCACCTTCGACTGGGTGTACGAGGAGGAGTTTTTTTGCCGCGACGGGTGGCGGTGGAGCCCCGACGGCCAGCAGATCGCGTACTGGCAACTCGACACGCGCGGCGTGAAGACCTTCACGATGATCGACAACACGACGGGCACGTACCCGACCCTCACGACGTTCGCCTACCCCAAGACCGGCGAACGGAACTCGGCCTGCCGGGTCGGGGTCGTGGCGCCGACCGGCGGCGCGACGCGGTGGGTCGATGTCCCCGGCGACACCCGCACGGATTTCTACATCCCGCGCATGGAATGGGCCAACGGACCGAAGGAACTGGTCCTCCAGCGCGTCAACCGGCTCCAGAACGCGGTGGACGTGATGATCGCGGACGCGGCAACGGGGAAGGTCCGGACGGTGCTGACCGAGCGCGACGGGGCGTGGGTCGATGTCCACGACGACGCGCTGGCGTGGCTCGAAAAGGGGAGCGCCTTCACCTGGATCAGTGAGCGCGACGGCTGGCGGCACCTGTACCTCGCGTCCCGCGATGGGACCACGGTGAAGCGCGTGACGTCCGGCGCGTTCGACGTGATCCGCGTCCTTCATATCGACGAAAAAGCCGGCAGTGTCTACTTCGTGGCGTCGCCCGATAACCCGACCCAGCACTACCTCTACCGCGCCGCGCTGAACGGCAGCGGCACCCCCCAACGGCTCACACCGGGCGATCAACCGGGCTGGCACGACTACGATTTTTCACCGGACGGCGCGGTCGCGGTCCACACGCACTCCACGTTTGGGAAGCCGCCCCGGGTGGAACTGGTGGCGGTTCCCGATCACAAAGTCGTCCGCGTGATCGCTGCTAACGAGAAGCTCCGCGAGACCGTGGGCAAATTGGCTCAAACGCCGGCCGAGTTCTTCCGCGCCGACATCGGCGGCGGCGTGCAACTGGACGGGTGGCTGATGAAGCCGGCGAATTTCGACCCCGCGAAGAAGTACCCGCTCGTGTTCCACGTGTACGGCGAACCGGCCGGGCAGTCCGTGACCGACCGGTGGGGCGGGGGCCAGTACCTGTGGCACCTGATGCTGACCCAGCAGGGGTACGCGGTGGCGTGCATCGACAACCGCGGGACGCCGTGCCCGCGCGGCCGCGACTGGCGCCGCGCCGCGTACCGGCGGGTGGGCACGCTGGCGTCCGAAGATCAGGCCGCGGCCGCGCGGGAGGTGCTCAAGCGGCCGTATTTCGACGCGGCGCGGGTCGGGGTGTGGGGCTGGAGCGGCGGCGGGTCGATGACCCTGAACCTGCTGTTCCGCTCGCCCGACCTGTACCGCACGGGAATGGCGGTCGCCCCGGTGCCGGACATGCGATTGTACGACACCATCTATCAGGAGCGGTACATGGGGCTCCCGCAGACCAACGCCGAAGACTACAAGAGCGGCTCACCGATCACCCACGCCGCGGGGCTGAAGGGGAACCTGTTGCTCGTTCACGGCACCGGCGACGACAACGTGCACTACCAGGGCACCGAGAAGCTCATGGACAAGCTGGTGGAGCTGAACAAGCCGTTCACGCTGATGGCCTACCCGAACCGGAGCCACTCGATTAACGAGGGGAGGAACACGACCCAGCACCTCTACGGCCTGCTCACCCGATACCTCAACGACAACCTGCCGTCCGGTCCGAAACCGTAA
- a CDS encoding twin-arginine translocation signal domain-containing protein: protein MPERATRRTFLKKSTAAGLALGLAGPTPAGAADMKHFICVTCGMQYAPSEKEPEGCPICLDERQYVGPGGQKWTTLDEYKKTHKNVFAEEEPDLYSVHPQPKAGIGQRAFVVRTKDGNVLWDCVPPLDGATVTVVKKFGGLAAVAVSHPHYYTTMVEWSHAFGKVPDYIHKLDAKWVMRPDEVVNIWDGETKPLLGGLTLIKTGGHFDGFQVLHWPAGAGGKGVLLCGDQPYVCQDRKWVSFMWSYPNLIPLGPTGIRQVAKSLQPFAFDRLYGAFPEQVVKTDAKGAVERSADRYLKKIGG from the coding sequence ATGCCGGAGCGCGCCACACGCCGAACGTTCCTCAAGAAATCGACCGCGGCCGGCCTCGCGCTCGGGCTCGCGGGTCCGACCCCCGCCGGAGCGGCCGACATGAAGCACTTTATCTGCGTGACCTGTGGGATGCAGTACGCCCCGAGCGAAAAAGAGCCCGAGGGCTGCCCGATCTGCCTCGATGAACGGCAGTACGTCGGGCCCGGCGGTCAGAAATGGACGACCCTGGACGAGTACAAGAAGACCCACAAGAACGTGTTCGCGGAAGAAGAACCGGACCTGTACAGCGTCCATCCGCAACCGAAGGCCGGGATCGGGCAGCGCGCGTTCGTGGTCCGGACCAAAGACGGAAACGTGCTGTGGGACTGCGTTCCGCCCCTCGACGGTGCGACCGTCACCGTAGTCAAGAAGTTCGGCGGCCTGGCCGCGGTGGCGGTCTCGCACCCGCATTACTACACGACGATGGTGGAATGGAGTCACGCCTTTGGAAAGGTGCCGGATTACATCCACAAGTTGGACGCGAAGTGGGTGATGCGCCCGGACGAGGTGGTCAACATCTGGGATGGCGAGACGAAACCGTTACTGGGCGGTCTGACGCTGATCAAAACCGGCGGGCACTTCGACGGGTTTCAGGTTCTGCACTGGCCGGCCGGCGCGGGCGGGAAGGGCGTCCTCCTCTGTGGCGACCAACCGTATGTGTGCCAGGACCGGAAGTGGGTCAGTTTCATGTGGAGCTACCCGAATTTGATTCCCCTCGGGCCTACTGGAATCCGACAGGTGGCCAAGAGCCTCCAACCGTTTGCGTTCGACCGACTTTACGGCGCGTTCCCCGAACAGGTGGTCAAAACCGACGCCAAGGGCGCGGTGGAGCGGTCGGCGGATCGCTACTTGAAAAAGATCGGAGGGTAA
- a CDS encoding carboxypeptidase-like regulatory domain-containing protein, whose product MKVDGTVKLKGQPLQDGTVSFEPLDGQPSRATAIVSAGAYSIPRASGLVPGKYLIRISAGDGKTAVNPVDPSKPPGPGGSTNIISKELVPADWNVKSNQERTVAKDGSNRFEFDIP is encoded by the coding sequence GTGAAAGTTGACGGCACGGTCAAGCTCAAGGGCCAACCGCTCCAGGACGGGACCGTATCCTTCGAGCCGCTGGACGGCCAACCCAGCCGGGCGACGGCGATCGTCAGCGCCGGCGCATACTCCATTCCCCGGGCGAGCGGGCTGGTTCCGGGGAAGTACCTGATCCGGATCTCGGCCGGGGACGGCAAAACGGCCGTGAACCCCGTGGACCCGAGCAAGCCCCCAGGTCCCGGTGGCAGCACGAACATCATCTCCAAGGAACTCGTCCCGGCCGACTGGAACGTGAAATCCAATCAGGAGCGGACCGTCGCCAAGGACGGGTCGAATCGCTTCGAGTTCGACATCCCCTGA
- a CDS encoding MFS transporter, giving the protein MKAAPDPTSRLRAMGRAFADRNYRLFFAGQGVSLVGTWMTRLATGWLVYRTGGADAAWLLGAVSFAGLAPTFFLGPLAGVLVDRWNRHTVLIVTQVLSLLQSAALAGVAFAAGPGPGTVWLVAALSVFQGIVNAFDMPARQSLLVEMIARREDLPNAIALNSTLVNGSRLIGPAAAGAVIAAAGEAWCFVIDAVSYLAVVAALVAMRLPKRDRPRTAGSIRAHLIEGMRYAFGFAPIRALLLLLALVSFAAMPYSVLLPVFAAVVLGGGPHTLGLLSAASGVGALTGALYLASRRSVLGLGRVIVIATVALGSGLVAFAQSEAVWLSAGLLVLTGAGMMVQMAAANTLIQTMVDEDKRGRVMGFFGMAFQGAAPFGSLLAGWLAGAFGVQAVVTGSGVIVIGGGLVFATQLPRLRRAARPVYARLGILPEAPDGVSAATEQAHGARA; this is encoded by the coding sequence ATGAAGGCAGCCCCCGACCCCACCTCCCGCTTGCGCGCGATGGGCCGGGCGTTCGCCGACCGAAACTATCGGCTGTTCTTCGCGGGTCAGGGCGTTTCGCTCGTCGGCACCTGGATGACCCGGCTCGCGACCGGGTGGCTCGTATACCGCACCGGCGGCGCGGACGCGGCCTGGTTGCTCGGCGCGGTCAGCTTCGCCGGTCTGGCCCCCACGTTCTTCCTCGGGCCGCTGGCGGGCGTGCTGGTCGATCGGTGGAACCGGCACACGGTTCTGATCGTGACCCAGGTGCTGTCGCTGCTCCAGTCGGCCGCGCTGGCCGGGGTGGCGTTCGCCGCCGGGCCGGGTCCGGGCACCGTCTGGCTCGTTGCCGCACTCAGCGTCTTTCAGGGGATCGTCAACGCGTTCGACATGCCCGCCCGGCAGTCGCTCCTCGTCGAGATGATCGCCCGGCGCGAGGACCTGCCGAACGCCATCGCGCTCAACTCCACGCTGGTGAACGGCTCGCGCCTGATCGGCCCGGCCGCGGCCGGCGCGGTGATCGCGGCCGCGGGCGAAGCGTGGTGCTTCGTGATTGACGCCGTGAGCTACCTGGCGGTCGTCGCCGCGCTCGTCGCCATGCGCCTCCCGAAAAGGGATCGCCCCCGCACGGCCGGTTCGATCCGCGCGCATTTGATCGAGGGGATGCGGTACGCGTTCGGGTTCGCGCCGATCCGTGCGCTGCTCCTGCTGCTCGCCCTCGTCAGCTTCGCGGCCATGCCGTACAGCGTCCTGCTACCGGTGTTCGCGGCCGTTGTCCTCGGGGGCGGGCCGCACACCCTCGGCCTGTTGTCCGCGGCAAGCGGGGTGGGCGCCCTGACCGGGGCGCTGTACCTCGCGTCGCGGCGATCGGTCCTGGGCCTGGGTCGGGTGATCGTGATCGCGACCGTTGCCCTCGGATCGGGTCTCGTTGCGTTCGCACAGTCGGAAGCGGTCTGGCTGTCGGCGGGGCTACTGGTCCTCACCGGGGCGGGGATGATGGTGCAGATGGCGGCGGCGAACACTCTGATTCAGACGATGGTCGATGAGGACAAACGCGGGCGCGTCATGGGCTTCTTCGGCATGGCGTTCCAGGGCGCGGCTCCGTTCGGGAGCCTTCTGGCCGGGTGGCTCGCGGGCGCCTTCGGCGTTCAGGCGGTTGTAACGGGTTCGGGCGTCATTGTGATCGGCGGTGGACTCGTGTTCGCCACCCAGTTGCCCCGGTTGCGGCGGGCCGCCCGGCCGGTGTACGCGCGGCTCGGCATTCTGCCGGAAGCCCCGGACGGGGTGAGTGCGGCAACCGAGCAGGCGCACGGGGCCCGAGCGTGA